In Tolypothrix sp. NIES-4075, the following proteins share a genomic window:
- a CDS encoding glycosyltransferase family 2 protein — MEKLVSVIIPCFNAEKWLAEAIDSCLQQTYPNIEIIVIDDGSTDNSLEIIKSYGNKIIWESLPHQGGNHARNRGFVLSRGDYIQYLDADDYILPEKIERQVSFLEETGADVVYGDWRHQHHYNGTSFLDKIQVPKAQTDILESLLTNWWTAVASLLYKRSAVINSGGWDESFLAAQDRDFFISVVINDAKVVYQPGCYSVYRRYGNVTVSSWSTSLWVKSHYLVLEKAEKKLLNLKKLSLKYRYALAKSYFDLGRESLFFDYSQYLQYLEKALTIFPDFKVNSTKAVYKFAQNICGFRQAERIACRIFFVRRIVNSISDRLFDSKGKFGITQ, encoded by the coding sequence ATGGAAAAACTTGTTTCAGTAATAATACCCTGCTTTAATGCGGAAAAATGGCTTGCAGAGGCAATTGATAGCTGCTTGCAACAAACTTATCCAAACATCGAAATCATTGTAATTGATGATGGCTCAACTGACAATTCTTTAGAGATTATCAAAAGTTATGGAAATAAAATTATCTGGGAAAGTTTGCCTCATCAAGGAGGAAATCATGCTAGAAATAGAGGCTTTGTTTTATCAAGAGGAGACTATATTCAGTATTTAGATGCGGATGACTATATTTTGCCAGAAAAAATAGAAAGGCAAGTTAGTTTTTTAGAGGAAACCGGCGCAGATGTTGTTTATGGTGATTGGAGACATCAACATCATTATAATGGAACAAGTTTTTTGGATAAAATACAGGTTCCTAAAGCGCAAACAGACATTTTAGAGTCATTATTAACAAATTGGTGGACAGCTGTTGCTTCTTTACTTTATAAAAGAAGCGCAGTAATAAATAGTGGTGGATGGGATGAAAGTTTCCTGGCTGCCCAAGATAGAGATTTTTTCATCTCAGTGGTAATCAATGATGCCAAAGTTGTATATCAACCAGGTTGCTATTCAGTTTATAGACGATACGGTAATGTAACAGTTTCTAGTTGGTCTACAAGTCTATGGGTAAAAAGCCATTATTTAGTATTAGAAAAGGCAGAAAAAAAGCTATTAAACTTGAAAAAACTTTCTCTTAAGTATCGCTATGCTTTAGCTAAATCTTATTTCGATTTGGGTCGAGAATCTTTGTTTTTTGACTATTCACAATACTTACAATATTTAGAAAAAGCTTTAACTATCTTTCCTGATTTTAAGGTAAATAGTACAAAGGCAGTTTATAAATTTGCTCAAAATATTTGTGGCTTTCGCCAAGCCGAAAGAATTGCCTGTCGTATCTTCTTTGTCAGAAGAATTGTCAATTCAATTAGCGATCGCCTTTTTGACTCCAAAGGCAAATTTGGCATCACACAATAG
- a CDS encoding type II toxin-antitoxin system RelE/ParE family toxin — translation MIQKFQNKALENLFKEGVTKGIPKELEKRIRARLEVIDSAIIIDDIRLPGYNLHELKGDREGTWSIKVSGNWRITFTFKDNDAYDVDLEDYHS, via the coding sequence ATGATTCAAAAATTCCAAAACAAAGCATTAGAAAATTTATTCAAAGAAGGAGTTACAAAAGGTATACCTAAAGAGCTTGAAAAGAGAATTAGAGCAAGACTTGAAGTAATAGATTCAGCAATAATTATAGATGATATTAGACTGCCAGGGTACAATTTACATGAATTAAAGGGAGATAGAGAAGGAACCTGGTCAATAAAAGTATCAGGAAATTGGCGTATAACTTTTACATTTAAGGACAATGATGCATATGATGTAGACCTGGAAGATTATCACTCTTAG
- a CDS encoding ABC transporter ATP-binding protein: protein MTNFLEQTKDTDVVISVENLSKKFCRDLKRSLLYGVQDIATELVGANRKSETLRPKEFWALNNLTFQLRRGEALGLVGSNGAGKSTLLRIISGLIKPDSGCVKVRGRVAPLIALGAGFNPILTGRENIYANMSILGLSTKEIEERFKDVIDFAEIADAIDAPVQTYSSGMAARLGFACAVHIEPDILLIDEVLAVGDIKFKMKCHRKLSKMREKGTAFILVSHNSHSVLNICESSVYLSKGKLIAFGSTEAVIRKYEEDLCLIGTENALGKMVLPEKPEKESLGLDIVSLSFKDEQQKPIDTLLSGESAYLCVECKAYKEVKNANLGILVTALSGENGLVLYLTSSSDNEELTVPPGKSEIQMYMPYCSLIPGVYSAKIYIRKGVYSFDIVDSFRFTVKTNKTISRCLFYQPRKWQVVKKDEYSYLGVIHPDDKR from the coding sequence ATGACTAATTTTCTAGAACAAACGAAAGATACTGATGTAGTTATTTCGGTTGAAAACCTTTCTAAAAAGTTTTGTAGAGATTTAAAACGGTCTTTATTATATGGTGTTCAAGATATTGCCACAGAATTAGTAGGAGCAAATAGAAAAAGCGAAACTCTTCGTCCAAAAGAATTTTGGGCACTGAATAATCTTACTTTTCAACTGCGACGGGGAGAAGCATTAGGGTTAGTAGGTTCAAATGGAGCCGGTAAAAGTACGCTCCTGCGAATAATTAGTGGTTTGATAAAACCTGATAGTGGCTGTGTGAAAGTTAGGGGAAGAGTAGCACCATTAATTGCATTAGGAGCCGGGTTTAATCCTATTCTCACCGGTAGAGAAAATATATATGCAAATATGTCAATTCTCGGTTTATCAACTAAAGAAATCGAAGAAAGATTTAAAGATGTGATAGATTTTGCCGAAATTGCCGATGCAATTGATGCGCCGGTACAAACTTATAGTTCTGGTATGGCTGCCAGACTGGGATTTGCTTGTGCAGTTCATATAGAACCAGATATTTTACTAATCGATGAAGTGTTAGCTGTAGGTGATATTAAATTTAAAATGAAATGTCATCGCAAGTTATCTAAAATGCGAGAAAAAGGTACAGCTTTTATATTAGTTTCTCATAACTCTCATAGCGTATTAAATATATGTGAATCTTCAGTATATCTTTCTAAAGGCAAGTTAATCGCTTTTGGAAGTACTGAAGCCGTAATTCGCAAATATGAAGAAGACTTGTGTTTAATTGGCACAGAAAATGCTTTAGGTAAAATGGTTTTACCTGAAAAGCCAGAAAAAGAAAGTTTAGGTTTAGATATTGTTTCTCTTAGTTTTAAAGATGAACAACAAAAACCAATAGACACGCTGCTTTCTGGTGAGTCTGCTTATTTATGCGTCGAATGCAAAGCTTATAAGGAGGTGAAAAATGCAAATCTCGGTATTTTAGTGACAGCGCTATCAGGAGAAAATGGTTTGGTTTTATATTTGACATCTAGTAGTGACAATGAAGAACTAACTGTACCTCCGGGAAAATCAGAAATCCAAATGTATATGCCTTACTGTTCTTTAATTCCTGGTGTATACAGTGCCAAAATCTACATTAGAAAAGGTGTTTACTCTTTTGATATTGTTGATTCTTTTAGATTCACTGTAAAAACAAACAAAACTATCAGCCGATGTTTATTTTATCAACCACGTAAATGGCAAGTTGTCAAGAAAGATGAATACTCTTATTTAGGTGTAATTCATCCAGATGATAAGCGGTAG
- a CDS encoding ABC transporter permease, with translation MKPNNTLKSQLSEVIYTPESLLKHPLKLFQQMWRDLLASRELARRLMMRDISAQYRQSFLGIIWAFLPPIFMATGFTLASNANVINVGKTDLPYPAYVMFSTALWQTFVEALNGPIQAVTVAKPMLARVNFPREALILAKIGEVFFNFAIKLILIVALFIWFRVSVSWTVILTPVALIHLVLLGTFIGILLAPFGVLYQDVSKALTLFTGFWLFLTPVVYPIPSAGTFGFLVNLNPVTPLLVTVRELATTGVVSDPWRFWIVSVITIVGLLLTWIGFRLAMPYVVERVSS, from the coding sequence TTGAAGCCAAATAATACCCTTAAATCTCAGCTATCTGAGGTTATTTATACACCCGAAAGTCTGCTCAAACATCCTTTAAAATTATTCCAACAAATGTGGCGAGATTTGTTAGCTTCTCGCGAACTTGCTCGACGCTTAATGATGCGGGATATCAGCGCTCAATATCGGCAATCATTTTTAGGAATAATTTGGGCTTTTTTACCGCCAATTTTCATGGCAACTGGATTTACTCTTGCTAGTAATGCCAATGTAATTAATGTTGGCAAAACTGATTTACCTTATCCAGCTTATGTCATGTTCAGCACTGCACTATGGCAAACTTTTGTCGAAGCTTTAAACGGTCCTATACAAGCGGTGACAGTCGCAAAACCAATGTTAGCAAGAGTCAACTTTCCTAGAGAAGCATTGATTTTGGCAAAGATAGGCGAAGTATTTTTTAACTTTGCTATCAAGCTGATTTTAATCGTAGCGTTGTTTATTTGGTTTCGCGTTTCCGTAAGCTGGACAGTAATTTTAACTCCAGTGGCATTAATTCATTTAGTTTTATTAGGGACATTTATCGGTATTTTATTAGCTCCATTCGGTGTTTTATATCAAGATGTATCTAAAGCGTTAACTTTATTTACAGGCTTTTGGTTGTTTTTAACTCCCGTAGTTTATCCAATTCCCAGCGCTGGAACTTTTGGGTTTTTAGTAAATCTAAATCCCGTTACACCTCTATTAGTAACAGTGCGAGAGTTAGCCACTACAGGAGTAGTCTCAGATCCTTGGCGATTTTGGATAGTAAGTGTAATTACTATAGTTGGTTTGCTATTAACTTGGATTGGATTTCGTCTAGCTATGCCTTATGTGGTTGAAAGAGTGAGTTCTTAA
- a CDS encoding S1 RNA-binding domain-containing protein, whose amino-acid sequence MINAHSWEEIKNYLKLGSMLKGVVTKHFPFGIFVALSGIKFIGLVQIPDFKDECDMTPSEYPAVGSSVDVVVLGFKETGQQIWLSMKPSQLNQSREFEV is encoded by the coding sequence ATGATTAACGCGCATTCATGGGAAGAAATCAAAAATTATTTAAAACTTGGAAGTATGTTGAAAGGAGTAGTCACAAAGCATTTCCCTTTCGGCATATTCGTTGCCCTTTCAGGGATAAAATTTATAGGTCTTGTTCAAATTCCAGATTTCAAAGATGAATGTGATATGACCCCATCTGAATATCCAGCAGTTGGTTCGTCAGTAGATGTAGTAGTGTTAGGATTTAAGGAAACGGGACAACAAATCTGGTTAAGCATGAAGCCAAGTCAGTTAAATCAGTCAAGGGAATTTGAAGTATAA
- a CDS encoding type II toxin-antitoxin system VapC family toxin, whose product MTTPLRCVVDTSVCIKQFIADPLTPKVNQLFDHFANPQTEIFIPDLFYIECANTFWKYVRAGMYTAAEVQTDLVTLKAFPLRVVSTADLMADAVNIALTHGI is encoded by the coding sequence ATGACTACTCCTCTTAGATGCGTAGTGGACACCAGTGTGTGCATCAAGCAATTTATCGCCGATCCGCTAACGCCAAAAGTTAATCAACTGTTTGATCACTTTGCCAATCCACAAACAGAAATCTTCATCCCAGACCTATTTTACATTGAGTGTGCTAACACTTTCTGGAAATATGTCCGTGCGGGAATGTACACTGCTGCTGAAGTTCAAACAGATTTAGTCACTCTCAAAGCTTTTCCCTTGCGTGTCGTCTCCACCGCTGATTTAATGGCTGACGCTGTAAATATTGCCTTAACTCATGGAATTTAG
- a CDS encoding DUF6887 family protein, translated as MTTANYDAMSIDELRQYVLTHREDLEAFHLYIDRSKASGRMITIDPDNNQWEQDLESQIQQSTFDKNE; from the coding sequence ATGACAACGGCAAATTATGACGCGATGAGTATTGACGAGTTACGTCAATATGTTTTGACTCACCGAGAAGATTTAGAAGCGTTTCATCTATATATAGATCGTTCCAAAGCATCGGGACGTATGATTACTATTGACCCAGATAATAATCAGTGGGAACAAGACCTTGAATCCCAAATTCAGCAATCGACTTTCGATAAAAACGAGTAA
- a CDS encoding HigA family addiction module antitoxin, with the protein MTMKDLQENFAARQVRPVHPGEVISDILEDLEITQTKFAEVLGVSRRTVNEIIQGRRPITVDMAIRIGKALGNGPQLWLNLQQKVDIWDVLQTHSKDYDRVTTIA; encoded by the coding sequence ATGACTATGAAGGATCTGCAAGAAAATTTTGCCGCAAGACAGGTAAGACCAGTACATCCAGGTGAAGTTATTTCAGATATTCTCGAAGATTTAGAAATAACTCAAACGAAGTTTGCTGAGGTACTAGGTGTATCTCGTCGTACTGTTAATGAGATTATTCAGGGTCGAAGACCAATTACTGTAGACATGGCAATTCGTATTGGAAAAGCTTTGGGAAACGGTCCTCAACTCTGGTTGAATCTTCAACAAAAGGTAGATATCTGGGATGTATTACAAACTCACAGCAAAGATTACGATAGAGTAACTACGATAGCATAG
- the nadA gene encoding quinolinate synthase NadA codes for MFTTALAQRENTQLGALPRDLFAAIESLKKELNAVILAHYYQEPDIQDIADFIGDSLQLANAAAKTNADVIVFAGVHFMAETAKILNPDKLVLLPDLTAGCSLADSCPPQDFADFKAAHPGHLVVSYINCSAEIKAMSDIICTSSNAVKIVQQIPKEQPIIFAPDRNLGRYVMEQTKRDLVLWQGSCIVHETFSEKKMVQLKIAHPQAEAIAHPECETSVLRHASFIGSTAALLKYCQESPTKEFIVATEPGIIHQMQKLAPHKRFIPAPPMNNCNCNECPFMRLNTLEKLYLAMKNRAPEITMSEEIRLAALRPMQRMLEMSV; via the coding sequence GTGTTTACCACTGCACTTGCTCAACGAGAAAACACCCAACTGGGTGCATTACCACGCGATTTATTTGCCGCGATTGAGAGTCTGAAAAAAGAACTCAACGCGGTAATTCTGGCACATTATTATCAAGAGCCAGATATTCAGGATATCGCAGACTTTATTGGCGATTCACTACAACTGGCAAATGCAGCAGCGAAAACCAATGCTGATGTAATTGTCTTTGCTGGTGTTCACTTCATGGCAGAAACGGCAAAGATTCTCAATCCTGACAAATTGGTACTTTTACCAGATTTGACTGCTGGTTGTTCTTTGGCTGATAGTTGTCCACCGCAGGATTTTGCAGACTTCAAAGCAGCGCATCCCGGACATTTGGTGGTTTCTTACATCAACTGTTCCGCCGAAATTAAGGCGATGAGCGATATTATCTGCACCAGTTCCAACGCTGTGAAGATAGTGCAGCAGATACCGAAAGAGCAGCCGATTATTTTTGCTCCCGATCGCAATTTGGGACGGTATGTGATGGAACAAACAAAGCGAGACTTGGTATTGTGGCAAGGAAGCTGTATTGTGCATGAAACCTTCTCGGAGAAGAAAATGGTGCAGTTAAAAATAGCACATCCCCAAGCGGAGGCGATCGCCCACCCAGAATGTGAAACTTCCGTATTGCGCCACGCCAGTTTTATTGGCTCTACAGCGGCTTTACTCAAATATTGTCAAGAAAGTCCAACAAAAGAATTCATCGTGGCTACAGAGCCAGGAATCATTCACCAGATGCAAAAATTAGCACCGCACAAACGCTTTATTCCGGCACCGCCGATGAATAATTGTAATTGTAACGAGTGTCCGTTTATGCGGTTGAATACGCTGGAGAAGTTGTATTTGGCGATGAAGAATCGGGCGCCGGAAATTACGATGTCTGAAGAGATACGGTTAGCAGCGTTGCGTCCGATGCAGCGAATGTTAGAGATGAGCGTTTAG
- a CDS encoding ABC transporter permease, whose product MSVTPKSDISWQQLASPSIKADAAPNFFGELVQETLALTRRLFIQLQRRPSTLIAGIIQPVMWLVLFGALFQNAPKGIFGNTTNYGQFLSAGVIVFTAFAGALNAGLPVMFDREFGFLNRLLVAPLASRFSIVLASAIFIISQSLLQAAVIVTAAAFLGAGLPDVAGLSAIALIVFLLALGVTAISLGLAFALPGHIELIAVIFVTNLPLLFASTALAPLSFMPKWLQVVATLNPLSYAIEPIRYLYLHSDWGLGSVVMQAPWGAVTFGEALLILLGFAVVALLSIQPQLRRTLA is encoded by the coding sequence ATGAGTGTTACTCCTAAATCTGATATAAGTTGGCAACAACTAGCATCGCCGTCAATTAAGGCTGATGCTGCTCCTAATTTTTTCGGTGAATTGGTGCAAGAGACGCTTGCTTTGACTCGTCGCTTGTTTATTCAGTTGCAGCGTCGTCCGTCAACACTGATTGCGGGAATTATTCAGCCGGTGATGTGGTTGGTGCTGTTTGGTGCTTTATTTCAAAATGCACCAAAAGGCATATTTGGCAATACAACGAATTACGGGCAATTTTTGAGCGCAGGGGTAATTGTTTTTACAGCTTTTGCCGGAGCGCTGAATGCGGGTTTGCCAGTGATGTTTGACCGAGAATTCGGCTTTTTGAATCGCTTACTCGTAGCGCCTTTAGCTTCGCGGTTTTCGATTGTATTGGCTTCGGCAATCTTTATTATTAGCCAAAGTTTGCTGCAAGCGGCGGTAATTGTGACGGCGGCGGCGTTTTTGGGGGCGGGGCTGCCGGATGTAGCTGGATTGAGTGCGATCGCCTTAATTGTCTTTCTCTTGGCTTTGGGCGTGACTGCTATCTCCCTGGGTTTGGCTTTCGCTTTACCCGGACATATTGAACTAATTGCGGTAATTTTTGTGACTAACTTACCGTTATTGTTTGCTAGCACCGCCTTGGCTCCTTTATCCTTTATGCCTAAGTGGTTGCAGGTTGTCGCTACCCTTAATCCTCTGAGTTATGCGATCGAACCAATTCGCTATCTTTATCTCCACAGTGATTGGGGACTGGGTAGTGTAGTCATGCAGGCTCCTTGGGGTGCTGTTACCTTTGGTGAAGCCTTGCTGATATTGTTGGGCTTTGCTGTTGTCGCCTTATTGAGCATTCAACCTCAATTGCGCCGGACTCTTGCTTAA
- a CDS encoding DUF6888 family protein has protein sequence MEPTDKQAQGLYRLCYRLTNVIYPGWQYRSIEIVRINERTGNLYMLAGDNLDFEIKPTGGYEP, from the coding sequence ATGGAACCCACAGATAAACAAGCCCAAGGGCTTTATCGGCTATGCTATCGATTAACAAATGTTATCTATCCGGGGTGGCAGTATAGAAGCATTGAAATTGTCAGAATAAATGAGCGTACTGGGAATTTATACATGCTAGCTGGAGACAACCTCGACTTTGAGATTAAACCAACAGGAGGTTATGAGCCATGA
- a CDS encoding ABC transporter ATP-binding protein, which yields MAPAVLIQNLQKRYGTVEAVKNVSFQVEPGEIFGLLGPNGAGKTTTLRTLCTLTTPDAGKIEVSGISVLDNPKAARQKLGYVAQEVALDKVLTGRELLQLQAALYHLPGKIIKERVNTVLDLLGLQEYANKKTGTYSGGLRKRLDLAAGLLHAPDVLVLDEPTVGLDIDSRFVVWDFLRKLRAAGTTVLITSHYLEEIDALADRVAIIDRGVVIAAGTPSELKDKLGGDRITLRIREFSPQEEAEEAKNLLQSLPFVQEVIINSAQGNSLNLVVTQQNDALITIQQKLNSAGLPMFGIAQSRPSLDDVYLAATGRTLMDAELAAVANRDPKAEKKQNMR from the coding sequence ATGGCTCCCGCTGTTTTAATTCAAAACCTACAAAAGCGCTACGGTACAGTTGAAGCCGTCAAAAATGTCTCCTTTCAGGTAGAACCAGGAGAAATCTTTGGTTTACTCGGTCCAAACGGAGCCGGGAAAACAACTACTTTGCGTACCTTGTGTACTCTTACCACGCCAGATGCTGGCAAAATCGAAGTATCTGGAATTTCTGTGCTGGACAATCCGAAAGCTGCCAGACAAAAGTTAGGCTATGTAGCGCAGGAAGTTGCTTTAGATAAAGTGTTGACTGGACGAGAACTGCTACAACTGCAAGCAGCACTTTATCATTTACCCGGCAAGATAATCAAGGAGCGGGTAAATACGGTATTAGATTTACTCGGTTTGCAGGAATACGCCAATAAAAAAACAGGAACTTATTCTGGGGGTTTACGCAAGCGGCTTGATTTGGCTGCTGGGTTACTTCATGCACCAGATGTTTTAGTTTTAGATGAGCCAACGGTAGGACTTGACATAGATAGCCGTTTTGTGGTTTGGGATTTTTTACGGAAGTTGCGTGCGGCTGGAACAACAGTATTAATTACCAGCCATTATTTAGAAGAAATTGACGCGCTAGCCGATCGCGTCGCAATAATCGATCGCGGTGTTGTAATTGCCGCCGGGACACCATCAGAGTTGAAAGATAAATTAGGGGGCGATCGCATTACTTTGCGAATCCGCGAATTCTCCCCACAAGAAGAAGCAGAAGAAGCCAAAAACCTGTTGCAATCTTTGCCTTTTGTCCAGGAAGTCATCATCAACAGCGCACAAGGTAATTCCCTCAACTTGGTGGTGACACAGCAAAATGATGCTTTAATTACCATCCAACAAAAGCTGAATTCCGCAGGCTTACCAATGTTTGGTATCGCCCAATCTCGTCCTAGTTTAGATGATGTTTACCTCGCTGCCACAGGACGCACATTGATGGATGCAGAACTAGCTGCCGTAGCAAATCGCGATCCGAAAGCAGAAAAGAAACAAAATATGAGATAG
- a CDS encoding FitA-like ribbon-helix-helix domain-containing protein produces MATLYVRNLPDDLYAKLQELAASQHRSINAQVITLLEQVLTTQAQETEEQKRQNVLKLLEESRNRRRVNPGDFGLPDSTELIREDRDR; encoded by the coding sequence ATGGCTACCCTTTATGTAAGAAATTTACCTGATGATTTGTATGCAAAGCTGCAAGAGTTAGCCGCATCTCAGCATCGTTCAATAAATGCTCAAGTTATCACTTTGTTAGAACAAGTCTTGACAACTCAAGCACAAGAAACAGAAGAACAAAAGCGACAAAATGTCCTAAAACTTTTAGAGGAAAGTCGCAACCGTCGTCGAGTGAACCCCGGTGATTTCGGATTACCCGATAGTACCGAATTAATTAGAGAAGACCGCGACAGATGA
- a CDS encoding TIGR04168 family protein, which yields MLEEDGKEDGMSSQKKTSMVKIAVVGDVHDQWEEEDGIALKHLGIDLVLFVGDFGNESVNVVKAIASLDIPKAAVMGNHDAWYSATDWGRRKCPYDRKTEDWVQQQLDLLGESHVGYSKLDFPDFNLSVVGSRPFSWGGPQWKYNDFYEQRYKVTSFKESSDRIVAAANSAAYETIIFIGHNGPVGLGDRPEDPCGKDWEPKGGDFGDPDFTEAIASVRASGKSIPLVTFGHMHHSLRHTKKVLRKSLLAKENTIYLNAASVPRIVQNNSDRLRNFSIVTLKAGVVSQVSLVWVGKDFTVASEEILYEQPNQVVQTA from the coding sequence ATGCTGGAAGAAGATGGCAAGGAAGATGGCATGAGCAGTCAGAAAAAAACAAGCATGGTGAAAATAGCTGTAGTCGGAGATGTTCACGACCAATGGGAAGAAGAAGATGGAATTGCGCTGAAACATCTGGGTATTGACTTAGTGCTGTTTGTGGGGGATTTTGGCAATGAGTCGGTAAATGTGGTAAAAGCGATCGCTTCCCTTGACATCCCCAAAGCAGCGGTGATGGGAAACCACGATGCATGGTACTCCGCTACAGATTGGGGACGCAGAAAGTGTCCCTACGATCGCAAAACCGAAGATTGGGTACAGCAACAACTCGATTTGTTAGGTGAAAGTCATGTAGGTTACAGCAAGCTGGATTTTCCCGATTTCAATTTATCTGTGGTGGGGAGTCGTCCCTTTAGCTGGGGTGGACCGCAGTGGAAATATAATGATTTCTACGAACAACGTTATAAAGTGACGAGTTTTAAAGAATCTAGCGATCGCATTGTCGCGGCAGCAAACAGCGCCGCTTATGAGACAATTATTTTTATCGGTCACAATGGACCCGTTGGTTTAGGCGATCGCCCTGAAGATCCTTGTGGTAAAGATTGGGAACCAAAAGGTGGAGACTTTGGCGATCCAGATTTTACCGAGGCGATCGCTTCTGTTCGCGCTTCTGGGAAAAGCATTCCCCTGGTAACATTTGGTCATATGCACCACAGTCTGCGACACACTAAAAAAGTGCTGCGAAAGTCCCTTTTAGCCAAAGAAAACACGATTTATTTAAATGCAGCGAGTGTGCCGAGGATTGTACAAAATAATAGCGATCGCTTGCGTAATTTCTCGATAGTCACCTTGAAAGCGGGTGTTGTTTCCCAAGTCTCTTTAGTTTGGGTTGGCAAAGATTTCACCGTCGCTTCAGAGGAAATTTTATATGAGCAACCCAATCAAGTAGTGCAAACTGCGTAA
- the vapB gene encoding type II toxin-antitoxin system VapB family antitoxin, producing the protein MTSQVVETTSELIAKLQNLPPEQQQQVLDFVEFLAQKYVTSQAPKKRVMGLHKGQIWMSEDFNDPLPDEFWMGEGVV; encoded by the coding sequence ATGACTTCCCAAGTTGTAGAAACTACCTCAGAATTAATTGCCAAGCTGCAAAATTTACCACCAGAACAGCAACAACAGGTGCTAGATTTTGTGGAATTTTTAGCACAGAAATACGTTACGTCTCAAGCACCGAAAAAACGGGTAATGGGCTTGCATAAAGGTCAGATATGGATGAGTGAGGATTTTAATGACCCTTTGCCAGATGAATTTTGGATGGGTGAAGGTGTAGTGTGA
- a CDS encoding glycosyltransferase family 2 protein → MNIPAIADPEITIIVAPRERFSYTRESLESIYQNTEYPFKLIYVDGNSPSHIQRYLEEQAQEKQFKLIRTDYYLSPNRARNLGLRQVNSKYVVFMDNDVIVTPGWLKTLVNCAEETKATVVSPLICQNLPLHSEVHCAGGESGVKVEIKGDKTRRKIIEKIYKQGRMVEDILPQLQRQKTGLAEFHCMIVRTEIFKQIGVLDEKLMNTKEHVDLCMLVTEAGGSIYLEPESLTTYVPGPPLKWTDLHFYMLRWSDAWELSSLKHLRDKWNLTEDEYFQKRYDTLGRRRRDTIIAPLIKSVFGRRIYRVESLLMKLDRILNRILCDRYTQKHLQSLQNQSSQPVKSAIAASQR, encoded by the coding sequence ATGAATATACCCGCAATTGCCGACCCAGAAATTACAATTATTGTTGCTCCTAGAGAGCGTTTTAGCTACACTCGTGAATCTTTAGAAAGCATTTACCAAAATACAGAATATCCATTCAAATTAATTTATGTAGATGGTAATTCACCATCTCATATCCAACGTTATCTCGAAGAACAAGCGCAAGAAAAACAATTTAAACTGATTCGTACCGATTACTACCTTTCCCCCAACCGCGCTAGAAATTTAGGCTTGCGTCAAGTCAACAGCAAATATGTTGTATTCATGGATAACGACGTCATAGTTACTCCAGGTTGGTTAAAAACGTTAGTAAATTGTGCAGAAGAAACCAAAGCCACCGTAGTTAGTCCCTTAATTTGTCAGAACCTCCCACTACATTCAGAAGTGCATTGTGCGGGTGGAGAATCTGGAGTAAAAGTGGAAATTAAAGGCGATAAAACCAGACGCAAAATAATAGAAAAAATATATAAACAAGGACGAATGGTTGAGGATATTCTTCCTCAATTGCAACGGCAAAAAACCGGGCTTGCAGAGTTTCACTGCATGATTGTACGTACAGAAATATTTAAGCAAATCGGCGTGTTAGATGAGAAATTAATGAATACGAAAGAACACGTAGATTTGTGTATGCTTGTTACCGAAGCAGGTGGTTCGATTTATTTAGAACCCGAATCTCTGACTACATACGTACCGGGACCACCTTTAAAGTGGACAGACTTACATTTTTACATGTTGCGTTGGAGCGATGCGTGGGAATTGTCTAGCCTCAAACATTTACGCGACAAATGGAATTTAACTGAAGACGAGTACTTTCAAAAAAGGTACGACACTTTAGGAAGAAGACGGCGTGATACAATTATTGCTCCTTTAATTAAAAGTGTTTTTGGGCGGAGAATTTACCGCGTAGAGAGTTTGCTAATGAAGTTGGATCGTATACTCAATCGTATTTTGTGCGATCGCTATACCCAAAAACATCTCCAAAGTCTGCAAAATCAATCATCACAGCCTGTAAAGTCCGCGATCGCGGCTTCTCAAAGATAG